A genomic stretch from Deinococcus metalli includes:
- a CDS encoding glycoside hydrolase family 5 protein, whose product MTHYGFNVQWLYSSDSMAAPLPPDERALDFMAAHGFNFVRLPTDYRFWTKDHAYTQLDERVLECIDAYLAACQSRGLHLSLNLHRAPGYCINRNDLERHNLWADDVAQDGFRHIWRTFAQRYRGVTPAALSFDLLNEPPEVGQYGMTRESHAALMRSVVAGIRGIDPARPIVIDGLGGGHLAMPELADLGVTHSGRGYQPMCVSHWGATWWDGWRQGSGPHYPGTVYGGVTWDRQALRDFYAPWRDVQALGVPVHIGEFGCYRETPNGDALRWLADLLGVYREFGWGYGLWEFTGNFGIIGHGRPDARIERVDGYDVDVELLDLLKAARETA is encoded by the coding sequence ATGACCCACTACGGTTTCAACGTTCAGTGGCTGTACTCCAGCGACTCCATGGCCGCGCCGCTGCCCCCGGACGAGCGCGCACTGGACTTCATGGCCGCGCACGGCTTCAACTTCGTGCGGCTGCCCACCGACTACCGCTTCTGGACAAAGGACCACGCGTACACGCAGCTGGACGAGCGGGTGCTTGAGTGCATCGACGCGTACCTCGCCGCGTGCCAGTCCCGCGGCCTGCACCTGAGTCTGAACCTCCACCGCGCGCCGGGCTACTGCATCAACCGCAACGACCTCGAACGGCACAACCTGTGGGCGGACGACGTCGCGCAGGACGGGTTCCGGCACATCTGGCGCACCTTCGCGCAGCGGTACCGGGGCGTGACGCCGGCGGCGCTGTCCTTTGACCTGCTGAACGAGCCGCCCGAGGTCGGCCAGTACGGCATGACCCGCGAGTCCCACGCCGCCCTGATGCGCAGCGTCGTCGCCGGCATCCGGGGCATCGACCCGGCGCGGCCCATCGTCATCGACGGTCTGGGCGGCGGTCACCTCGCCATGCCGGAACTCGCGGACCTGGGCGTCACGCACTCGGGCCGGGGCTATCAGCCCATGTGCGTCAGCCACTGGGGCGCGACGTGGTGGGACGGCTGGCGGCAGGGCAGCGGACCGCACTACCCCGGCACCGTGTATGGCGGCGTCACCTGGGACCGGCAGGCCCTGCGCGACTTCTATGCCCCGTGGCGCGATGTCCAGGCCCTCGGCGTGCCGGTGCACATCGGCGAGTTCGGCTGTTACCGCGAGACCCCCAACGGGGACGCGCTGCGCTGGCTGGCCGACCTGCTCGGCGTGTACCGCGAGTTCGGGTGGGGGTACGGCCTGTGGGAATTCACGGGGAACTTCGGCATCATCGGGCACGGGCGCCCGGACGCCCGGATCGAGCGCGTGGACGGCTACGACGTGGATGTGGAGCTCCTCGACCTCCTGAAGGCCGCGCGGGAGACGGCGTGA